In one window of Bos taurus isolate L1 Dominette 01449 registration number 42190680 breed Hereford chromosome 4, ARS-UCD2.0, whole genome shotgun sequence DNA:
- the GIMAP4 gene encoding GTPase IMAP family member 4 codes for MAAQYLREPRTSHGLANPRDSQLRLVLVGKTGAGKSATGNSILREEVFPSSFSAVSITKHCEKGSSTWKGREVVIVDTPGLFDTEVPDSETLKEITRCMVLTSPGPHALLLVIPVGRYTLEDQKATEKILTMFGERAREHIILLFTWKDDLKGMDFRDYLKHAPTAIRELIREFRDRYCVFNNKATGAEQENQREQLLALVQDVVDKCNGRYYTNSLYQKTEEEIQKQIQVLQEYYRAELERVKAQIKQELEEEIRKLKDELEQQKRKVEMERQLAEMEAHWVSRQQTARDDVLRQNKIFEIIYTLLQVASFVFPLFRD; via the exons ATGGCAGCCCAGTACCTCAGAGAACCCAGGACCAGCCACG GGCTTGCAAACCCCAGAGATTCCCAGCTGAGACTTGTCTTAGTGGGTAAGACTGGGGCAGGAAAAAGCGCAACAGGAAACAGCATCCTCAGAGAGGAAGTATTTCCGTCTAGCTTTTCGGCTGTATCCATCACCAAGCACTGTGAGAAAGGAAGCAGCACCTGGAAGGGGAGAGAAGTTGTCATCGTGGACACACCTGGCCTCTTTGACACGGAGGTCCCAGACTCTGAGACTCTCAAGGAGATTACCCGCTGCATGGTGCTGACCTCCCCGGGGCCTCACGCTCTGCTCCTGGTCATCCCAGTGGGCCGTTACACGCTGGAAGACCAGAAAGCCACAGAGAAGATCCTGACGATGTTTGGAGAGAGAGCTAGGGAACACATAATTCTCTTATTCACCTGGAAAGATGACTTAAAAGGCATGGATTTCCGTGATTACTTAAAGCACGCTCCTACAGCCATCCGAGAGCTGATTCGTGAGTTCAGAGATCGTTACTGTGTTTTCAACAACAAGGCCACAGGAGCCGAGCAGGAGAACCAGAGGGAGCAGCTGCTGGCCCTGGTCCAGGATGTGGTGGACAAGTGCAATGGTCGATACTACACGAATAGCCTGTATCAGAAGACCGAGGAGGAGATTCAGAAACAAATCCAAGTGTTACAAGAATATTACAGAGCAGAGCTCGAGAGAGTGAAAGCTCAGATAAAACAGGAGCTTGAAGAGGAAATCAGGAAGCTGAAGGATGAACTAGAACAGCAAAAGCGGAAGGTGGAAATGGAAAGGCAATTGGCAGAAATGGAGGCTCACTGGGTTTCAAGGCAGCAAACAGCCAGAGATGATGTTTTGCGTCAGAATAAGATATTTGAAATCATCTATACCTTGTTACAGGTTGCTTCCTTTGTCTTCCCTCTGTTTAGGGATTAA